The Spirosoma foliorum genome has a window encoding:
- a CDS encoding fatty acid--CoA ligase: protein MIPTKLIPRTAEASEPPLLIKSLLAQSLKYEPQREIVYRDLFRMNYVEFNQRVRQLANVLAELDVKAGDTVAVLDWDSHRYLECFFGVTSVGAILHTVNVRLSPAQILYTMNHAEDKIVLIHEDFLPILAAIKDQLTTVEKFIILSDKVYGSQTDLSDIPNYFSGEYEALLKGAPSDYDFPDFDENTWATTFYTTGTTGNPKGVYFSHRQLFMHTMGLLAYIIGYEAMPFKGTTDVYMPITPMFHVHAWGFPFLATMMSAKQVYPGRYEPELLLKLLIKEGVTLSHCVPTILNMLVSNPAAQKFRENLSRWKVLIGGSALTKGLAQTATDLGIRVMAGYGMSETAPVMAVAYLNEQEKELSKEEQIELSTRAGRISPFIEMRLMDDEGNFVPHDGHSLGEIVARGPWLTQGYYNDPERGAELWKGGWLHTGDVASITPDYWVMIADRTKDVIKTGGEWVSSLDMENMLSQVEGVAESAVVGLPDARWGERPHALIVQKPGYNLTAEGIKSKLQAQVDCGELHKWYVPDHILFVSEIPKTSVGKIDKKRIRSEMKEQILAS from the coding sequence ATGATTCCGACAAAACTGATTCCACGGACAGCCGAAGCCAGTGAGCCTCCCCTACTCATAAAATCATTACTGGCACAATCGCTCAAATACGAACCGCAGCGGGAGATTGTATATCGGGATTTGTTTCGCATGAACTATGTTGAGTTCAACCAGCGCGTTCGTCAACTAGCTAATGTATTGGCTGAGTTAGACGTTAAAGCTGGTGATACTGTGGCCGTACTTGACTGGGATAGCCATCGGTATCTTGAATGCTTCTTTGGTGTTACAAGTGTTGGGGCTATTCTACACACCGTAAATGTCCGTCTGTCGCCTGCCCAGATTCTTTATACAATGAATCATGCCGAAGATAAGATCGTCCTGATTCATGAAGATTTCCTACCGATTCTGGCTGCCATAAAGGATCAGCTTACAACGGTAGAGAAGTTTATTATACTAAGCGACAAAGTGTATGGCTCTCAGACAGACTTAAGTGACATACCGAACTATTTTTCCGGTGAATACGAAGCCCTGCTAAAAGGGGCACCATCAGATTATGACTTTCCTGATTTCGACGAAAATACCTGGGCAACAACCTTCTATACCACAGGTACGACAGGAAATCCAAAAGGAGTTTATTTTTCCCATCGTCAGCTATTTATGCATACCATGGGGCTTCTGGCCTACATTATTGGGTATGAAGCGATGCCGTTCAAAGGTACTACAGATGTGTATATGCCTATTACACCCATGTTTCACGTCCATGCGTGGGGATTTCCGTTCCTGGCAACGATGATGTCGGCAAAACAGGTTTATCCAGGTCGTTACGAACCTGAATTACTACTTAAACTTCTTATTAAAGAAGGAGTTACGCTGTCGCATTGCGTACCCACTATTCTAAACATGCTAGTAAGTAATCCCGCGGCTCAGAAGTTTCGGGAAAACCTGAGTCGATGGAAAGTGTTAATTGGTGGTTCAGCACTCACAAAAGGGCTGGCCCAGACTGCTACTGACTTAGGCATTAGGGTTATGGCTGGTTATGGGATGTCAGAAACAGCCCCCGTTATGGCCGTTGCGTATTTAAATGAACAGGAAAAAGAGCTATCTAAAGAAGAGCAGATTGAGTTAAGCACACGAGCAGGCCGCATTTCGCCTTTCATCGAAATGCGATTAATGGACGACGAGGGCAATTTTGTTCCACACGATGGACATTCACTCGGCGAAATTGTGGCACGCGGCCCCTGGCTCACGCAAGGCTACTATAACGATCCAGAACGTGGAGCCGAACTCTGGAAAGGCGGCTGGCTTCATACTGGGGATGTTGCCAGCATCACCCCCGATTATTGGGTTATGATTGCCGACCGAACTAAAGATGTTATTAAAACCGGGGGTGAATGGGTATCTTCACTGGATATGGAAAACATGCTCTCGCAGGTAGAAGGTGTAGCTGAATCGGCGGTAGTTGGTCTTCCAGATGCGCGTTGGGGTGAACGGCCTCATGCGCTCATTGTACAGAAACCAGGTTATAACCTCACTGCCGAAGGGATAAAATCTAAATTACAAGCTCAGGTTGACTGTGGTGAACTTCATAAATGGTACGTTCCAGACCATATTTTATTCGTATCGGAAATACCGAAAACAAGCGTCGGTAAAATTGACAAAAAGCGCATCCGAAGCGAAATGAAAGAACAAATTTTAGCGTCATAA
- a CDS encoding NupC/NupG family nucleoside CNT transporter, translating to MDRFTGLIGIVLILGIAYALSDNRKAINYRTVGVGLALQFGLALFVLKTDIGQLLFQKLGYYVDRLLQKASIGAEFVFSSLVKTDVLVKVFGPGNDFIFFFKIIPTIIFVAVLVNIFYHLGIMQRIVAVMARAMKWLMGVSGAEALSNVASTFVGQVEAQIMIKPYLNGMTNSELLASMTGSFACIAGGVLAVYISLGVPAPYLLAASIMAAPGALVISKIVMPETQISETRGTVKVEIKKIYANLLDAIAAGASEGLKVGFNVVAMLIGFIALIALIDSLFFRFGFYILGIDYLSLNFLLGKFFSVFAWAMGVPAKDIQAAGSLMGTKMVVNEFVAYLELIKLKPSLEPKTIAIVSFALCGFANFSSIAIQVGGIGELAPKRRSDLAKLGFKALICGTLASYMSATLAGLLL from the coding sequence ATGGATCGTTTTACCGGCCTGATTGGCATCGTTTTAATTCTGGGCATCGCCTATGCCCTCTCTGATAACCGAAAAGCTATTAATTATCGTACTGTTGGTGTAGGATTAGCCCTTCAATTTGGATTGGCCTTATTTGTGTTAAAAACCGACATCGGCCAACTCCTTTTTCAAAAGCTTGGCTATTATGTTGACCGGCTTTTGCAAAAAGCTAGTATTGGTGCTGAATTCGTTTTTTCTTCACTCGTCAAAACGGATGTATTAGTTAAAGTCTTTGGCCCCGGTAACGACTTCATTTTCTTCTTCAAGATTATTCCAACAATTATTTTCGTTGCGGTTCTTGTCAATATTTTCTACCATTTGGGCATTATGCAGCGCATCGTGGCGGTTATGGCGCGTGCTATGAAATGGCTCATGGGGGTAAGTGGTGCCGAAGCGCTCTCTAACGTAGCTAGTACATTTGTTGGTCAGGTTGAAGCGCAGATTATGATTAAGCCCTACCTAAATGGCATGACAAACTCTGAGTTGCTTGCCAGCATGACGGGTTCGTTTGCCTGCATAGCCGGTGGTGTGTTAGCGGTTTATATTTCGCTGGGTGTACCAGCTCCCTATCTATTAGCCGCCAGTATTATGGCCGCTCCTGGCGCATTGGTCATCAGTAAGATTGTCATGCCCGAAACACAGATTTCAGAAACTCGTGGGACGGTGAAGGTTGAAATCAAGAAAATATACGCGAATCTGCTCGATGCCATTGCTGCCGGAGCTAGCGAAGGGTTAAAGGTAGGTTTCAACGTTGTTGCCATGTTGATTGGCTTTATTGCACTAATTGCCCTAATCGACAGCCTATTCTTTCGCTTCGGATTCTATATTTTGGGCATTGATTACTTAAGTCTGAACTTTCTGTTAGGTAAATTCTTCTCAGTTTTTGCCTGGGCAATGGGCGTACCAGCGAAGGATATTCAGGCCGCAGGATCGCTGATGGGGACAAAAATGGTCGTCAATGAATTTGTTGCGTATCTGGAACTGATAAAACTTAAGCCCTCACTGGAACCAAAAACAATTGCTATTGTGAGCTTTGCTTTGTGTGGATTTGCCAACTTCAGCTCTATTGCGATTCAGGTTGGTGGTATCGGCGAATTAGCCCCCAAACGACGTAGTGACCTTGCCAAACTAGGTTTTAAAGCCTTGATTTGTGGCACACTGGCCAGTTATATGTCGGCTACACTAGCCGGATTACTCCTTTGA
- a CDS encoding metallophosphoesterase family protein yields the protein MTRIGLLSDTHSYLDPQIFKHFDTCDEIWHAGDVGNLVVMEQLRAFKPLRIVSGNIDRESIDLPANQRFELENLSIWMTHIGGSPPKYNPVVRPQLQANTPDIFICGHSHILKVTRDSMMKNMLFINPGAAGKTGFHVMRTAVRFSLDSGRILDMQAIELGKK from the coding sequence ATGACACGTATAGGTCTTTTATCCGATACACACAGCTATCTGGACCCGCAAATTTTCAAACACTTCGATACTTGTGACGAAATATGGCATGCGGGTGATGTAGGGAATCTCGTTGTCATGGAGCAGTTACGAGCCTTCAAACCCTTACGAATTGTATCAGGCAATATTGATCGCGAAAGCATCGATTTACCCGCTAATCAACGCTTCGAGCTTGAAAACTTAAGCATCTGGATGACGCATATTGGCGGCTCTCCACCCAAATATAACCCTGTAGTTCGGCCACAACTACAGGCTAATACGCCCGATATTTTTATTTGTGGACATTCGCATATTCTCAAAGTCACACGCGATTCAATGATGAAGAATATGCTGTTTATTAATCCAGGAGCGGCTGGCAAAACAGGTTTTCATGTTATGCGAACTGCCGTACGATTCTCGCTCGATTCGGGGCGAATTTTAGATATGCAGGCCATTGAGTTAGGTAAAAAGTAA
- the ppk1 gene encoding polyphosphate kinase 1, with product MRYSLNPNRTILGNLVSRFTHRQATTTAQVTDKMAKVSEKVSSVIDQSDYLSRDLSWLKFNERVLDQARSPHRTLMERLKFLAISASNLDEFFMIRVGSLYNYLDYHKQRVDYSGLREVPFRKALFTAAHQFCQDQQTVFTEQLLPLFAENGLQLVTYDDLSAEERAEATDYFDKAIYPTLTPMLYDYTHTFPVLLAKVLIFGVVTQSPDGIDLHNQRSDDDDDRQRLSFVQIPANLPRFLSFEREDTILFLPIEEIVRHNIKKLYRNVEITSVNLFRITRNGDFTLDENDDDEVDFIDEVRQKIKNRRLGRVTRVEVETYVNSASRTNSPWMINLLKKRWEIDDLNIFESTGLLDFSACWQIIGHPEFKDDMPRPHVPVPPLGLVREKTDDIFEIIKQRDLLLHHPYNNFEPVLQLLEQSAEDPNVLAIKITVYRLAKRSRITEALLKAAENGKHVSVLFEVKARFDEENNIREAQRLQKAGCFVIYGISRFKTHTKLLLVVRNEGSRVGRYAHMATGNYNEDTSKLYTDIGLLTTNETYTHDISEFFNVITGHSLPNEYQYLITAPRDMRDQLVRLIRLEAENAKRGLPSGICIKVNSLEDKLVIDELYKASQAGVPIRLIVRSICCLRPHREGLSEHITVRSIVGDFLEHTRIYYFHNNGDPKVYSGSADVMVRSFDRRIESLFYLADTRVKQQAILILKYNLLDNVNAYELKEDGDFQKCEVPEGGESFNIHQRFFDVTEKEALEARLFDPEVKSTEVAKIEEEYQEGAERAIADI from the coding sequence ATGCGTTATTCCCTGAATCCAAACCGAACGATATTGGGCAATTTAGTTTCCCGGTTTACCCACCGTCAGGCAACTACTACTGCCCAGGTGACTGATAAAATGGCAAAAGTTAGTGAGAAAGTAAGCAGTGTAATTGATCAAAGCGATTACCTCAGCCGTGATTTAAGCTGGCTTAAATTTAATGAGCGCGTTCTGGATCAGGCTCGTAGCCCACATCGGACGCTCATGGAGCGTCTGAAGTTTCTGGCAATTTCAGCCTCTAACCTCGACGAGTTTTTTATGATTCGCGTTGGTAGTCTGTACAACTATCTGGACTACCATAAGCAACGAGTCGATTATTCAGGGCTTCGCGAGGTTCCTTTCCGTAAAGCTCTGTTTACGGCTGCTCATCAATTTTGCCAGGATCAGCAAACTGTTTTTACAGAACAGTTACTCCCACTTTTTGCCGAAAATGGGCTTCAGTTAGTTACCTACGATGATCTAAGTGCTGAAGAAAGAGCGGAAGCAACGGACTATTTCGACAAAGCGATTTATCCGACCCTAACACCTATGCTGTATGATTATACACATACGTTTCCGGTGCTACTGGCAAAGGTGTTGATTTTCGGTGTGGTTACACAAAGTCCTGATGGAATCGATTTACACAATCAGCGTTCTGACGATGATGATGACCGTCAACGCTTATCGTTTGTCCAAATTCCGGCCAACCTGCCACGCTTTCTATCATTTGAACGTGAGGATACCATTTTGTTCCTGCCGATTGAAGAAATCGTTCGACATAACATTAAAAAACTATACCGAAACGTAGAAATTACCTCAGTAAACTTATTTCGGATAACGCGTAATGGCGATTTTACGCTTGATGAAAACGATGACGATGAAGTCGATTTTATTGATGAGGTCCGGCAGAAAATCAAAAATCGGCGCTTAGGTCGTGTTACCCGTGTTGAGGTAGAAACGTATGTAAACAGTGCCTCCAGAACGAATTCGCCCTGGATGATCAACCTGCTGAAAAAACGCTGGGAAATTGATGATCTGAACATTTTCGAATCAACTGGCTTACTTGACTTTTCAGCCTGCTGGCAAATTATTGGTCATCCTGAGTTTAAAGACGACATGCCTCGCCCGCACGTACCGGTGCCTCCGCTGGGCCTAGTTCGCGAAAAAACGGATGATATCTTCGAGATAATAAAGCAGCGCGACCTGCTTTTACACCACCCCTACAACAACTTTGAACCTGTACTCCAACTGCTCGAACAATCGGCAGAAGACCCAAATGTACTGGCTATTAAGATCACGGTTTACAGGCTGGCAAAACGCTCACGCATTACCGAAGCCCTTTTAAAAGCGGCTGAAAATGGTAAACACGTATCCGTCTTGTTTGAAGTAAAAGCGCGTTTCGACGAAGAGAACAACATCCGGGAAGCCCAGCGATTGCAGAAGGCTGGGTGTTTTGTCATCTACGGCATTAGCCGTTTCAAAACACACACCAAGCTGTTGCTGGTCGTTCGTAATGAGGGAAGCCGGGTTGGTCGCTATGCACATATGGCTACGGGTAATTACAACGAAGACACCTCCAAGCTCTATACCGATATTGGTTTGCTAACTACAAACGAAACGTATACACACGATATTTCGGAGTTTTTTAATGTTATTACGGGCCACTCGTTACCTAACGAATACCAATACCTGATTACAGCTCCGCGCGACATGCGCGATCAGTTAGTTCGGTTAATTCGATTAGAAGCAGAAAATGCTAAACGCGGCTTACCAAGTGGCATTTGTATAAAGGTTAATTCGCTGGAAGATAAGCTGGTCATTGACGAACTATACAAAGCCTCACAGGCTGGCGTACCCATTCGTCTAATTGTGCGCAGTATTTGCTGCCTGCGTCCGCACCGGGAAGGTTTGAGTGAACACATTACTGTTCGGTCAATTGTCGGCGACTTTCTAGAACATACACGTATTTATTATTTCCATAACAACGGCGATCCTAAAGTATATAGTGGCAGTGCCGATGTAATGGTCCGTAGTTTTGACCGACGAATTGAGTCGTTGTTTTACTTAGCAGATACCCGCGTTAAGCAACAGGCTATTCTGATCCTGAAATACAACCTGCTCGACAATGTAAATGCCTACGAGCTAAAAGAAGACGGCGATTTTCAGAAATGCGAGGTACCTGAAGGTGGTGAGTCATTCAACATCCATCAGCGATTCTTCGATGTTACGGAAAAAGAAGCCCTGGAAGCGCGGTTGTTCGACCCAGAAGTTAAGTCAACTGAAGTAGCCAAAATCGAGGAAGAATATCAGGAAGGTGCTGAACGCGCCATTGCGGATATTTAG
- the ftsH gene encoding ATP-dependent zinc metalloprotease FtsH — protein MAENNNRNPLVPRGGPRKPNFQGWIVALLIAAILGITFFNKSSATRETSQKRFEAMVKDHEVAEVVVVNDKIAEVTLTQQAAQSPKYRSMFTEKPYFGSGHGPHFQFQIASGETFKKDLDAMQQGVPANEKVEYKFEQRSDFGSIISTWGFLIVMILAMYFLLGRMSGAGGPGGQIFNIGKSKAALFDADNKVKITFNDVAGLDEAKEEIKEIVDYLKNPTKFTKLGAKIPKGALLIGPPGTGKTLLAKAVAGEAGVPFFSLSGSDFVEMFVGVGAARVRDLFKQAKEKAPCIIFIDEIDAVGRSRGRGSMPGANDERENTLNSLLVEMDGFATDSGIIILAATNRPDVLDSALSRPGRFDRQISIDKPDIIGREAIFRVHLKPIKLSPDVDPRELAAQTPGFAGAEIANVCNEAALIAARSDKEAVDMKDFQDAMDRVIGGLEKKNKIISPEEKEIVAYHEAGHAVAGWFLEHADPLVKVTIVPRGVAALGYAQYLPREQYLYRTEQLMDEMCMALGGRAAEDLIFGKVSTGALSDLERITKLAYSMVTMYGMNDKIGNVSFYDSKQSDYAFNKPYSEETAKHIDEEVRKIVDIAYNRTKDLLTDHREALEIIAKELLSKEILYQNDLVRLIGKRPFERETVYQAYKNKGVAEEVKEEIGKEAKPAETEPESLPI, from the coding sequence GCGAGACATCGCAAAAGCGGTTTGAAGCTATGGTTAAGGATCACGAGGTAGCCGAAGTAGTGGTCGTAAATGATAAGATTGCGGAAGTTACCCTTACGCAACAAGCTGCACAAAGCCCGAAATACCGGTCTATGTTTACCGAAAAACCTTATTTCGGTAGCGGTCATGGCCCCCATTTCCAATTTCAGATAGCTTCTGGTGAGACCTTTAAGAAGGACCTTGACGCCATGCAGCAAGGCGTACCTGCCAATGAGAAGGTTGAGTATAAATTTGAACAACGTAGTGACTTTGGTAGTATTATCAGCACATGGGGATTCCTGATCGTGATGATACTAGCTATGTACTTTTTGTTGGGTCGAATGTCGGGCGCAGGTGGACCTGGTGGACAGATTTTCAATATCGGCAAGTCGAAAGCTGCTTTGTTCGATGCTGATAATAAGGTAAAAATTACCTTTAACGATGTCGCTGGTCTGGATGAAGCTAAGGAGGAAATCAAAGAAATCGTTGATTACCTGAAGAACCCGACCAAGTTTACCAAACTAGGCGCTAAAATTCCGAAAGGTGCTTTGTTAATCGGCCCTCCGGGTACAGGTAAAACACTCCTGGCGAAAGCTGTTGCTGGTGAAGCTGGTGTTCCCTTCTTCTCGTTGTCAGGTTCTGACTTTGTTGAGATGTTTGTAGGGGTGGGCGCTGCTCGGGTCCGCGACCTCTTTAAACAAGCGAAAGAAAAAGCGCCTTGTATCATCTTTATTGATGAGATCGATGCGGTAGGTCGTTCACGGGGTCGGGGTTCAATGCCCGGCGCAAACGATGAGCGTGAGAATACGTTGAACTCATTACTGGTTGAAATGGATGGTTTCGCTACGGATTCAGGTATTATTATTCTGGCTGCAACAAACCGCCCCGATGTACTTGATTCGGCTTTATCACGTCCAGGTCGTTTCGATCGTCAGATCAGTATCGATAAACCAGATATTATTGGTCGGGAAGCTATTTTCCGGGTGCATTTGAAGCCAATCAAATTGTCGCCAGATGTTGATCCAAGAGAACTGGCTGCTCAAACACCTGGTTTCGCTGGTGCTGAAATTGCTAACGTATGTAACGAAGCTGCCCTGATTGCCGCTCGTAGCGATAAGGAAGCTGTTGATATGAAAGACTTCCAGGATGCGATGGATCGTGTAATTGGTGGTCTGGAAAAGAAAAACAAGATTATCTCACCAGAAGAAAAAGAGATCGTTGCTTACCACGAAGCTGGTCACGCTGTAGCAGGCTGGTTCCTCGAACATGCTGATCCGCTCGTAAAAGTTACGATTGTACCACGCGGAGTAGCTGCTCTTGGTTACGCGCAGTATTTGCCTCGTGAGCAATATCTATATCGCACCGAGCAGCTCATGGACGAAATGTGCATGGCATTAGGTGGTCGGGCTGCTGAAGATTTGATTTTCGGTAAAGTATCGACGGGCGCTCTGAGCGATCTGGAACGAATCACTAAACTGGCCTACAGTATGGTGACGATGTATGGCATGAATGATAAGATCGGGAATGTATCGTTCTACGATTCGAAGCAATCGGACTACGCATTTAACAAGCCGTATTCGGAAGAGACAGCCAAACATATTGACGAAGAAGTTCGTAAGATTGTTGACATCGCCTACAATCGCACGAAGGATCTGCTGACTGATCACCGTGAGGCTTTAGAAATCATTGCTAAGGAATTACTTTCGAAAGAAATTCTGTATCAAAATGATTTGGTACGTCTAATCGGGAAACGTCCATTCGAACGTGAAACCGTCTATCAGGCTTACAAGAACAAAGGTGTAGCTGAGGAAGTTAAAGAAGAAATCGGTAAGGAAGCCAAGCCTGCTGAAACAGAGCCTGAGTCACTGCCGATATAA
- a CDS encoding Uma2 family endonuclease — MESIRVHLPEDLRMNDDEFTRFCQDNPDLKFERRKNGDIVFMANTGGESGNYNFEIGADFAIWNRQARFGKFFDSSTAFRLSDTSIMSPDVSAITQSRWDELTPEQRRKILPLCPDFVLELRSQSDRLKDCFEKMDDWMANGCRLGWLIDLTNQTTYVYRPGQKSQEVIGLSQLSGEDVLPGFVLDLTALI; from the coding sequence ATGGAATCAATAAGGGTGCATTTACCGGAAGATTTACGAATGAACGATGACGAGTTCACTCGTTTTTGTCAGGACAACCCGGACCTGAAATTTGAGCGCCGAAAAAACGGTGATATTGTTTTTATGGCAAACACAGGAGGAGAAAGTGGTAATTACAATTTTGAAATAGGTGCTGATTTTGCTATTTGGAACCGACAGGCCCGGTTTGGTAAGTTTTTTGATTCGTCGACGGCTTTCCGACTTTCTGATACCTCTATAATGTCACCTGATGTTTCGGCGATCACCCAAAGTCGCTGGGATGAACTGACACCCGAGCAACGTCGCAAAATTCTACCACTCTGCCCGGACTTTGTACTTGAACTACGCTCACAATCAGATCGCTTGAAGGACTGTTTTGAGAAAATGGACGACTGGATGGCAAATGGATGTCGACTTGGCTGGCTAATTGACCTCACCAACCAAACGACATACGTTTATCGACCAGGCCAGAAATCACAGGAAGTTATTGGTCTCAGCCAGTTGTCGGGCGAAGACGTTTTGCCCGGTTTTGTGCTCGATCTGACGGCGCTCATCTAA